ATTCCTCTTTGACACACAAGTGTTTTGACTGAAGAGAAGCAAAGCTGGTGGGAAGAAACAAGTTAACTGACTCTAATTTAACAAATTTAATTACAGCTAGTAAGAATGTActgacatattattttcatgtgaTAGCCTCTTGTAAAGCAGGGTATTTTTTAGCATGATAACAGTCACATGGACCTGAAAACATATTCTGGTTGTCGAGGCAGGTTTCACAATCATTGCTTGTTTAATTGCGTGCCTTTAGTCATCTCTGAAAACATCCTGCAtaatttctgtttcttcatACTTTTTAGCAAtattctccttttctttttctccctgaaTATGTAGTTGATCAGTATGTTCACATTTACCATCTGGAGGGGTGTGGCCATGGCATCACAAACTTCACATGTAGACATGGAGTGccactgctgtttgttgtcagtgttgctCATTTTCAGATCTTTGTGGCCTACCACtgatttatatattaaaaaaaggtgGAACTATAGATTTTAAGTTGTTTAATGAACCCTCactcatcatttaaaaaaaaaaaaaaaaggaaaacaatattGTGTATTTCTCATGACTAATGTGACTAGCCCGCAATTAGTTTCAGAGGGACAGGCTTCAGAGACTAAAATTCAGCATTAttcctctcctgctgtcttCTGCAGATTTCATGGCCTGAGAATAGAAATCAAATTAAGGGAAAAAagctgtgtctgcatgtgttgcAGTGTTTATCATAATTGCAGCGCTCAGCAGAAGCATCACACCGTACATCCAGATACAGCAGTGGTGAGAATCAGGCTCATGTACTCTGCCCTCACTGCAATTGGGTTTCTCTCCACACAGCAATCGGCTTCAATGTTGAGACAGTCACATACAAGAACCTGAAGTTCCAGGTGTGGGATCTGGGAGGACAGACAAGTATCAGGTAGGTGTGGCAGAGTAtagctgtgctgtgaaggtcCCAGGTGTCAATGAGTGGAAATGAAAGCATGTGGAGCAAGAACAGCTCTAAACAGCTTGATGCTCTGTCAGCACCTAGGAGACTTTTCCCaattttatgttaatttaaaCTATTTTTACCTCACTCTTTAAATGTAGTAACATTATCTTCATGGTTATGTCTTTGCACTGTCTAACCGCCAATCAACTGCTCACTGATTAACCTTATCTTTTacctttcctcctctgtctaATTCACAGGCCCTACTGGCGGTGTTATTACTCAAACACAGATGCAGTCATCTACGTCGTTGACAGCAATGACCGCGACAGGATGGGCATCTCCAAGTCTGAGCTGGTGGCCATGTTGGAGGTAAGATGACCAGTTCTCAACTACAACCTAAGAACACTCGTGAGGATATTTCATTACAAGCTAGAACCATCATGATAGTGATATCCAAAACTTTGGTTTAGACTGAAATTTCTTAACTATTGGATAGATTTCCATTACATCAAATCTAGtcatttcctctgctgccaCCATGAGGTCACATTATCTCTTTGAACACTGGTACTTGACAAGGTACTGTGGTCGTCAGATCATATAAGTTGTTTATTAAGGCTCTGTTATATGGATATAtgaggcatacaaccacaacTGAATATCTGCCACTTTGtagcatttaaatatttcacatcaaAAACAATTTGTCTGGATATATGTAGTTttaattcatcttttaaaaatgacagtacaTCATTTCAAgagtttaactttttttgatgtgtggtgtgtttttttttgttttttttccagattcaattttgaattaaaacttgtcaagccaaaaaaaatctggttgcttaatttaaaaaaaattcaaatttataCTGCATTTTTGAAATTGCACTGTTGATCTAggaatttaaaaaggaaaattcaaGCCACATGAATTCAAAGTTTTTAgagtaaaatgtttaaaagttgTCAATTCAGTGGTATTTGAATTTTAACAAGTATTTAAGAGTGCTTAAATTTCAGCTATTTCATTGCTTATAAGATACAAATTATTACAGTggtgtttattttactttcatgaCACTGATATTTGGAGCTGCCACTTGGCAAGTCTCTGACTACTAGCTGgctttttgaaaattaaatcaaaacttCTATTCTCATGATGTAATTTTGTGACTGTACATCTTatacaggaggaggagctgaagaaagCGATCCTGGTGGTATTTGCAAACAAACAGGACATGGATCAGGCAATGACACCCACTGAGGTGGCGAACTCTTTAGGCCTTCCTGCcctcaaagacagaaaatggcAGATCTTCAAGACCTCAGCCACAAAGGGCACAGGCCTGGACGAGGCAATGGAATGGTAGGCTTCACCATACGTATGTGCTTTATCAAGAAGTAACAGTAAATTCATTTGTAATGGGTCTGAGGTAGGAATGGCACAGTATGATTGATTTCATAACAAGTTAATTCCACATTCTCTTCACTGTTAGTTCATACACACATTGCACAGCATGTTATCTGTTCCGTGTGATGGCCGAGACTGAATTATATTTGCTCTCTGTCCTTCAAGGTTGGTGGATTCCCTGAAGAGTCGGCAGTAAAGGCTCACCCACCCACTCTGTATATACTCCTGACCCTTGACCCTTCTGTATGAAGCCTTGTGACTGACCCCCTCCCCATGTCCCACTTTCCTTTGGACCAGTGCTTGCACTCCTGCCCTCCTTTCCCATACCCACCTGAAGCCTTGGCCAAGCCCTCCCAATGCCTTTCAAGCCTGGAACTAAAGAGCGAGGGCTGCAGTAACGTCTGGACACACACTACACCCAACTGAAGGTTTTAGAGAGCTGTAGGACTGCAGGGATGGATGGGCAACAGTTAAACTgcagtatttgcatttttatatgttttggaAATGCATCCAAGTGTCAGTTAATTAACACCTGTGAACATGTCAATTACTGCTAATTTTATGAATCCATTTGTAATAGtgtcaacattaaaatgttatcATGGCGTAAGAGTAATCAATAATGAGGCTCTGTGAAAAGCATTTCTGAAAGCAGGCTGGTCGCTGCATCAGttagctgcagctaatgatttcCAAGAGGGAAATTCTGAATAATCTGCATGTCCCAGAGAACTTGGATTAGTACTTGATGGGCACTAGCAAAAAAACATGCCATGAAGATCCAGCAGGAGGCAGCAATTTCTCCCATTAAAGCACAAAGATCAGAGGTCTGTTCCTAACCTCAGCAATCAGTCCAGGACACATCACTGAGAAGCAGCTGCTGGGTTTTAGTTTGCTGGACAGCATTGAATTCCATGTCCATGTTAAGTGCAGCAAATCCAAGTTTATTTACAAAGAGATGTTATTTAAACTGCTGACCTGTATGACATGTTCTGATTTACTTTTGGAAAGTAAAATTAATTTGGCTTCACACTGATTGAAGAAAGATTTCTCTACATCTACTACATGTCCTCTAGCCAAGTGTTACTGCAGCCTGGGCTGTTGTTGTACTATAGTCAGGCAGATGCAATGACATGGATTTCtactttttcttcctgttcaaTTGTGTTCCcaaatttttaaaatatattgtgGTGGTTAAAGCCTTTTTCCATTGAAATCCTTGAGTGCAGCTTTGGCATATTAGTCATTTAATTACTGAACACTAACTGTATGCTCAAAGTTTTATGGAGGCATAATTTATATCTGCTTGTACAGTGACATTTATTCTCAGTAAAGATTGCTATCAGTGATTGTACCATTACTGTGTTAAAACTCCTTGATTCTAAAATTAGAATAGAGCACAAATACCACAACAAATTATCAGTAAAAATGTtggatattttttaattacaaaacatACATTATAAATGTGAGCACAGTTCTACACTCACTGGtcacaacaggaaaataaaaagtagatTTCAGCTTTGATCTGCAATTCATATGAAGCAATTTCATTAGTGATACAGAGACATCCTGTCATTTCTAattcttttacacacacacacaaggaggtTGGATGTCTTTTACAACCTTGCTTGTTCTTCACATATTCAGCAAGAAACATCTGTCTTTCTTGGTCCAATccaatgttttctttgtcaacTGACATTAATTACAATAGTGAAAGTCATTATGTAACATCTTGAGGTGAGACTTACAGAGTCTGCAGCCCGTTAGCCCATAAGTGTCTGAGGGTGAACAGTCAACGCCTGCCTGCTCACCTGGCCAGCGTTGATCCCCACCAAGTGTCCTTGATAAAGAGATGCAGCCACCCACATGGCTCACTGCACCATGGCCAGGTCTTTGAGTGCATGGCTGCGATGCTTCTTGGCTTTATATCCGGGCCGTAGGAACTCAATCTTCCTCTTCTTGGCTTCgattttgttcttgtgtttcttGAGTTTCTTCTTGGCAGCGATATCTGGGTTAGCTACCGCctggagaagaggaggacaaaTGTAAGGTGGCTGCCAAGGATAATGTTGTGCCCATTCATTGTGTTTTGCCTACATCATACCTGCATGGCCCTGTGTCGTTTACGTGCTGCTCGCCTCTGTGAGAATTCCTTCTGGACAGCGGAGAAGGCCAATGAGAACTTCTCTAGCCCCACTTGTCTCTTCAGCAGCTCGATCAGCTCCTGCGCCAGGTTCTTCAGTGTGGGGTCTGAGTAGAGACAGCGATGGAGTAAAGTTTGAGgatgatttcatttttcagccattttcTCATGTGACAAGCTGGACCCTGGACaaagagtgtatgtgtgtgaggatttttagtttttttttgaaGATGTGGGAGCTGATACCTTGGTCTGCATAGGTGCTGTCCAGCTCTCTGTACAGAGGAGTGATGATGGTGGTCAGATAGGGGCCAAGCCTTTCCTTCCCCAGGTCCATGGCTATTGCTCCCAGGAACTTAAACACACAAGTTCTCTGTTGGAGAAAGTGGAgggagataaaataaaattacagttCAGACACTGAAAGACTGaccattttaaatgttgatacattttctttatattctaAAGAAAACATTATCCATTACCATTTCATATCCTACATTTCCCCTTAAAAACAAGTGAAGCACATAAGCAAATAATTAGATACATTTCTACATTAGCAACATCTTGTTTATTATATCACCTCTTGACTACCATAACTGTCTGTATAAGGACATCAGCCATCAGCTAGATTAGATCAGCAAGATTTCTCACTGGCATCAAGATTAGAGACCACATTTCCCCTGTACTGACCTCACTTCACTCATTACCAGTGAAATGCagaaatgatttaaattttcttgtacttgtttttaaagcactgCATGGATCAGCACCAGCTTGCTTCTCAAATCTCCACAGTCCATATTCTACTTCCAGACCTTACTTACATCCCCAGTTAAAATGTGACCAAACATTTACCATCACTATTTacctatttgtttttgttgtcattatttcatttctctATGAAGCACTTTGTTCagcatctgttttatttaattgacaTGTTCAACACCAAGCAGGGAAATAAATGCAGAGTGCATCAGGTGATGTTACAGGTGCCACACAGCACACTTGTTACATCTCTGACCACACCCACCAGAGACACAGGCTGTGGTCTTTAAGGTGTCAATACTGTTATGTTTATGTTATAAATGATGGACATGAAAATATACATGACTTCAGTGTCTTCCATGGTAGTTTACATTTATCACATCTACTAGAAAATGTTTgcataaaattatttaaatatgcattttcAATGAGCTGAACCATCCTGACACCCTGCCCTGtcaaattaaactaattaagagatttatttttctgctgtcatgcactgagctgttttttaaaagtctAAAATATAAATAGTCAATGCTTTTAAGTACAGTAAAGACCACAGTACAACATACTAAATTAAATTCACTGGGCCAACACACAATACAACCATGCAAGGCTACAGATAGAGTAGATGTATTTATACTCAGCTCTTAAAGGCTGCAGTAATAAGATGGGAGTCCAAATGTCAGATAATGTTCTATTGTTAAGTTTATACCTAGTAACTGAATAACAGGATACTTAGCTATCATCAACCAGAGAACAGGACACGTGACCCCTAGTTTCTATGGTTACCTTTAGGGGAACTTTGGGAGTGTGCGCTGCCTCTCTCTTGGCCATCAGAGACAGCTTGTTCATCAACCACAGAAGGGAGGGAGGTCTATCATCCttgtcatcttcctcctcctcctcctcctcttcttccttctcttcctctccatgtccctcctcttcatctccattctccctctgctcctcctctgtcaccACATCCTGAGGGGGAGTGACATCAGACTCGGGGGAAATGAGGTAGATCACCTTGCCGACGAACAGCAGGTTCTTGATCACCTGGGGACGGAGCATAACATGTTCTTCACTCAATCTAATCTGTGAAATTTGTTGAAATATGTTTGAGACACAGTATGATGGGTGTGTTTTGGTGG
The sequence above is drawn from the Seriola aureovittata isolate HTS-2021-v1 ecotype China chromosome 22, ASM2101889v1, whole genome shotgun sequence genome and encodes:
- the arl1 gene encoding ADP-ribosylation factor-like protein 1, whose protein sequence is MGGFFSSLFSGLFGTREMRILILGLDGAGKTTILYRLQVGEVVTTIPTIGFNVETVTYKNLKFQVWDLGGQTSIRPYWRCYYSNTDAVIYVVDSNDRDRMGISKSELVAMLEEEELKKAILVVFANKQDMDQAMTPTEVANSLGLPALKDRKWQIFKTSATKGTGLDEAMEWLVDSLKSRQ